One Pseudomonas fluorescens genomic region harbors:
- the gorA gene encoding glutathione-disulfide reductase, which translates to MAYDFDLYVIGAGSGGVRAARFAAGFGAKVAVAESRYLGGTCVNVGCVPKKLLVYGAHFPEEFEQSSGFGWSLGEATFDWATLIANKDREINRLNSIYRNLLVNSGVTLHEAHAKIVGSNEVEVNGQRYSAKHILIATGGWPQIPDIPGHEHAIGSNEAFFLKELPKRVLVVGGGYIAVEFAGIFHGLGAETTLLYRGDLFLRGFDGAVRRHLQEELTKHGLDLQFNADIARIDKQADGSLKATLKDGRVLEADCVFYATGRRPMLDNLGLENTGVQFTDKGFIKVDDLYQTTEPSILALGDVIGRVQLTPVALAEGMAVARRLFKPEQYRPVDYKMIPTAVFSLPNIGTVGLSEEEAREAGHDVVIYESRFRPMKLTLTQSQEKTLMKLVVDGKTDKVLGCHMVGPDAGEIVQGLAIALKAGATKRDFDDTIGVHPTAAEEFVTMRTPVGA; encoded by the coding sequence ATGGCCTACGATTTTGACCTTTATGTGATTGGTGCCGGTTCCGGCGGTGTGCGCGCTGCGCGGTTTGCCGCGGGTTTCGGCGCAAAAGTGGCAGTAGCGGAAAGCCGTTATCTCGGCGGGACCTGCGTCAACGTCGGTTGTGTGCCAAAGAAGCTGTTGGTATACGGCGCGCATTTCCCCGAAGAATTCGAGCAGTCTTCCGGTTTTGGCTGGAGCCTGGGTGAGGCGACTTTCGATTGGGCGACGCTGATTGCCAACAAGGATCGCGAGATCAATCGCCTCAACAGCATCTATCGCAATCTGCTGGTCAACAGCGGCGTGACGCTGCACGAAGCCCACGCGAAAATCGTCGGCTCGAACGAAGTTGAAGTGAACGGCCAGCGCTACAGCGCGAAGCACATTCTGATCGCCACCGGTGGCTGGCCGCAGATTCCGGACATTCCGGGGCACGAACATGCGATCGGCTCCAACGAGGCCTTTTTCCTCAAAGAACTGCCCAAGCGCGTATTGGTGGTGGGCGGCGGCTATATCGCCGTGGAGTTTGCCGGAATTTTTCACGGTCTTGGTGCCGAGACTACGCTGCTGTATCGCGGCGATCTGTTCTTGCGTGGCTTCGATGGCGCCGTGCGCAGGCATCTGCAGGAAGAGCTCACCAAGCACGGTCTGGATCTGCAATTCAACGCCGACATCGCGCGCATCGATAAGCAGGCCGATGGCAGCCTGAAAGCCACACTCAAAGATGGACGCGTGCTCGAAGCAGACTGCGTGTTTTACGCCACTGGCCGTCGTCCGATGCTGGACAATCTCGGCCTGGAAAACACCGGTGTGCAGTTCACTGACAAAGGCTTCATCAAAGTCGATGATCTGTACCAAACCACCGAGCCGTCCATTCTTGCCCTCGGCGACGTCATTGGCCGGGTGCAACTCACGCCGGTCGCATTGGCTGAAGGCATGGCCGTGGCGCGGCGCTTGTTCAAGCCGGAGCAATACCGCCCGGTGGATTACAAGATGATCCCGACGGCCGTATTCAGTCTGCCGAATATCGGCACAGTGGGCCTGAGCGAAGAAGAGGCCCGCGAGGCGGGTCACGATGTGGTGATTTATGAAAGTCGTTTCCGGCCGATGAAGCTGACCCTGACACAGTCTCAGGAAAAAACCCTGATGAAACTGGTGGTCGACGGCAAGACCGACAAGGTCCTCGGCTGCCACATGGTCGGTCCGGATGCTGGTGAAATCGTGCAAGGTCTGGCCATCGCGCTGAAGGCTGGCGCAACCAAGCGTGACTTCGACGACACGATCGGGGTTCACCCGACGGCCGCCGAAGAGTTTGTCACCATGCGTACACCGGTCGGCGCTTAA
- a CDS encoding DNA-binding protein, with product MARGGITKALVQIARTAILARGEHPSIDAVRIEMGNTGSKTTIHRYLKELDDGAQPVEASAEPIDDELAALVSRLAQRLKEQAQEPIEQAREQFEAQREALESELKETRQALEKLEHEHDIQGAALARESEALNNTRSMLQTEQTRNAGLNQALADFELRLQDKDEQIRSLEEKHLHARDALEHYRNASREQREQDQSRHESQVQQIQAELRQAQQSALVRQDEITQLHRDNERLLTENRGTQRELNLLQDQLKQSNQRQDQLLEQSTRMDSERTLLQERLRVATLESQALKQSVDEQTMVNQTLEKELLKAQATLEDSKRLAATVAATPDTGKPNDA from the coding sequence ATGGCCCGTGGCGGCATAACCAAAGCCCTCGTGCAAATCGCGCGCACCGCGATTCTGGCGCGCGGCGAACACCCAAGCATCGATGCGGTACGCATTGAAATGGGTAACACCGGCTCGAAAACCACGATCCATCGTTATCTGAAAGAGCTGGACGATGGCGCTCAACCGGTCGAAGCGTCGGCAGAACCGATCGACGACGAACTCGCCGCCCTCGTCTCGCGCCTCGCCCAACGCCTTAAAGAGCAGGCGCAAGAGCCCATCGAACAAGCGCGCGAGCAGTTCGAGGCGCAACGTGAAGCGCTGGAAAGCGAGTTGAAAGAAACCCGCCAGGCTCTGGAAAAACTCGAGCACGAGCACGACATTCAAGGCGCCGCACTGGCGCGCGAATCCGAAGCGCTGAACAACACGCGCTCGATGTTGCAGACCGAGCAGACGCGCAATGCCGGGCTGAATCAGGCACTGGCCGACTTCGAGTTGCGCTTGCAGGACAAGGACGAGCAGATTCGCTCGCTGGAAGAAAAGCATCTGCACGCCCGCGATGCGCTGGAGCATTACCGCAACGCCAGCCGAGAGCAGCGCGAGCAGGATCAGAGCCGTCACGAAAGCCAGGTGCAGCAGATTCAGGCCGAACTGCGTCAAGCCCAGCAAAGTGCGTTGGTGCGTCAGGACGAGATCACGCAACTGCACCGCGACAACGAACGCCTGCTCACAGAAAACCGCGGCACTCAGCGCGAGCTGAACTTGCTGCAGGATCAGCTCAAGCAGAGCAACCAGCGCCAGGATCAGTTACTGGAACAAAGCACGCGAATGGATAGCGAGCGCACCCTCCTCCAGGAACGCTTGCGCGTGGCCACGCTGGAAAGCCAGGCGCTCAAACAGAGCGTCGACGAGCAGACGATGGTCAATCAGACTCTGGAAAAAGAGTTGCTCAAAGCTCAAGCAACTCTGGAAGACAGCAAGCGCCTGGCGGCCACCGTCGCGGCAACGCCAGACACAGGCAAACCGAACGACGCTTAA
- a CDS encoding site-specific integrase: MSDIDRYLQAATRDNTRRSYRAAIEHFEVKWGGFLPATADSVARYLVAHAGELSINTLKLRLSALAQWHNSQGFADPTKSPVVRKVFKGIRALHPAQEKQAEPLQLQDLQRVVGWLEQEAQTARAQQDRPALLKAYRDRALILLGFWRGFRSDELCRLQIEHVQAHAGKGITLYLPRSKGDRENLGQTYQAPALLKLCPVQAYIDWITEAALVRGPVFRSIDRWGNLNEEGLHANSIIPLLRQALQRAGIAAENYTSHSLRRGFATWAHQSGWDLKSLMSYVGWKDMKSAMRYVEVSPFQGMARIMDKPDQP, from the coding sequence ATGAGCGACATCGATCGCTATTTGCAAGCCGCCACCCGTGACAACACGCGCCGCAGCTATCGCGCGGCCATCGAACATTTCGAAGTGAAGTGGGGAGGGTTCCTGCCAGCCACCGCTGACAGCGTTGCGCGCTATCTGGTCGCGCACGCTGGCGAGCTGTCGATCAATACGCTGAAGCTGCGTCTGTCGGCGCTGGCGCAGTGGCACAACAGTCAGGGCTTTGCCGATCCGACCAAGTCGCCTGTGGTGCGCAAGGTATTCAAAGGCATTCGTGCTTTGCATCCAGCACAAGAGAAACAGGCCGAGCCGTTGCAGTTGCAGGATCTGCAACGCGTCGTTGGCTGGCTCGAGCAAGAGGCGCAGACAGCGAGAGCGCAACAGGATCGTCCCGCGCTGCTCAAGGCTTATCGCGATCGCGCATTGATTCTTCTGGGATTCTGGCGCGGTTTCCGTAGCGATGAACTGTGCCGTTTGCAGATCGAGCATGTGCAAGCGCACGCCGGTAAAGGCATCACCCTTTATCTGCCGCGCAGCAAGGGCGACCGGGAAAACCTGGGGCAGACTTATCAAGCGCCGGCACTGCTGAAGCTCTGCCCGGTGCAGGCCTACATCGACTGGATAACGGAAGCGGCGCTGGTGCGCGGTCCGGTTTTTCGCAGCATCGACCGCTGGGGCAATCTGAACGAAGAGGGCTTGCACGCCAACAGCATCATTCCGTTACTGCGCCAGGCCTTGCAGCGTGCCGGGATTGCCGCCGAGAACTACACAAGCCATTCCCTGCGGCGCGGCTTCGCCACATGGGCGCATCAAAGCGGCTGGGATCTGAAATCACTGATGAGTTACGTGGGCTGGAAGGACATGAAATCCGCCATGCGCTATGTTGAGGTCAGCCCATTCCAGGGAATGGCTCGGATTATGGATAAACCGGATCAACCGTAG
- the ahpC gene encoding alkyl hydroperoxide reductase subunit C encodes MPIINSQVKPFKATAFKNGDFVQVSDADLKGKWSVVFFYPADFTFVCPTELEDLADNYAEFKKLGVEIYSVSTDTHFAHAAWHNTSPAIGKIQYTMIGDPTHVISRNFDVLIEEAGLADRGTFVINPEGQIKIVELNDGGVGRDASELLRKIKAAQYVAAHPGEVCPAKWKEGEATLAPSLDLVGKI; translated from the coding sequence ATGCCTATCATCAACAGCCAAGTAAAACCGTTCAAAGCTACCGCATTCAAAAACGGCGACTTCGTTCAAGTCTCGGACGCTGACTTGAAAGGCAAGTGGTCCGTGGTGTTCTTCTACCCAGCCGACTTCACCTTCGTTTGCCCAACCGAGCTGGAAGACCTGGCCGACAACTACGCTGAGTTCAAGAAGCTGGGCGTGGAAATCTACAGCGTTTCGACCGACACCCACTTTGCTCACGCTGCCTGGCACAACACTTCGCCAGCCATCGGCAAAATCCAATACACCATGATCGGCGACCCGACCCACGTCATCTCCCGCAACTTCGACGTGCTGATCGAAGAAGCTGGTCTGGCTGACCGTGGCACCTTCGTGATCAACCCTGAAGGCCAGATCAAAATCGTTGAACTGAACGATGGCGGCGTTGGCCGTGACGCTTCCGAGCTGCTGCGCAAAATCAAGGCTGCTCAGTACGTCGCTGCACACCCAGGCGAAGTTTGCCCGGCCAAGTGGAAAGAAGGCGAGGCCACTCTGGCTCCGTCGCTGGACCTGGTCGGCAAGATCTAA
- the ahpF gene encoding alkyl hydroperoxide reductase subunit F — MLDANLKAQLKSYLERVTQPIEIVASLDDGAKSREMLDLLKDVASLSSQITLIDSGDDARKPSFSINRPGADISLRFAGIPMGHEFTSLVLALLQVGGHPSKASAEVIEQIRSLKGEFVFETYFSLSCQNCPDVVQALNLMAVLNPNIRHVAIDGALFQDEVNDRKIMAVPSIYLNGENFGQGRMGLEEILAKLDTGAIVRQAEKISAKEAFDVLVVGGGPAGASAAIYAARKGIRTGVAAERFGGQVLDTMAIENFISVQETEGPKLATALEEHVKQYDVDIMNLQRADKLIPGKNGELHEVHFASGATLKAKSVILATGARWREMNVPGEQEYRNKGVAYCPHCDGPLFKGKRVAVIGGGNSGVEAAIDLAGIVSHVTLLEFDVQLRADAVLQRKLHSLPNVTVITSAQTTEVTGNGEKVNGLRYKDRTSDELRTVELEGIFVQIGLLPNTDWLKGTIELSPRGEIIVDNRGETSIPGIFAAGDVTTVPYKQIVIAVGEGAKASLSAFDHLIRTSAPA, encoded by the coding sequence ATGTTGGACGCCAATCTTAAAGCCCAGTTGAAATCGTACCTGGAACGGGTCACCCAGCCGATCGAGATCGTTGCATCCCTCGACGACGGTGCGAAATCCCGTGAAATGCTTGACCTGCTGAAAGACGTTGCCAGTCTTTCGAGCCAAATTACCTTGATCGACAGCGGTGACGATGCCCGCAAGCCATCGTTCTCGATCAACCGCCCCGGCGCCGACATCAGCCTGCGCTTCGCCGGCATTCCGATGGGCCACGAGTTCACCTCGCTGGTACTGGCGTTGCTGCAAGTCGGTGGCCACCCATCGAAGGCCAGCGCTGAAGTGATCGAGCAGATTCGCTCGCTCAAAGGTGAGTTTGTCTTTGAAACCTACTTCTCGCTGTCTTGCCAAAACTGCCCGGACGTTGTGCAGGCGCTGAACCTGATGGCGGTGCTCAATCCGAACATCCGCCACGTTGCCATCGACGGCGCGTTGTTCCAGGACGAAGTCAACGATCGCAAGATCATGGCCGTGCCGAGCATCTACTTGAACGGCGAAAACTTCGGCCAGGGCCGAATGGGCCTGGAAGAAATCCTCGCCAAGCTCGACACCGGCGCCATCGTGCGTCAGGCCGAGAAGATCAGCGCCAAAGAAGCCTTTGACGTATTGGTCGTCGGCGGTGGCCCGGCCGGCGCGTCGGCGGCCATTTATGCAGCGCGTAAGGGTATCCGCACCGGTGTTGCCGCTGAGCGTTTCGGCGGTCAGGTGCTGGACACTATGGCCATCGAAAACTTCATTTCCGTGCAGGAAACCGAAGGGCCGAAACTGGCTACGGCGCTGGAAGAACACGTCAAGCAATACGACGTCGACATCATGAACCTGCAACGCGCCGACAAGCTGATCCCCGGCAAAAATGGCGAGCTGCATGAAGTCCATTTCGCCAGCGGCGCAACGCTGAAAGCCAAAAGCGTGATTTTGGCGACTGGTGCGCGGTGGCGTGAAATGAACGTGCCGGGCGAGCAGGAATACCGTAACAAGGGCGTGGCGTACTGCCCGCACTGCGACGGTCCGCTGTTCAAAGGCAAGCGAGTGGCAGTGATTGGCGGCGGTAACTCAGGCGTCGAAGCGGCCATCGACCTGGCCGGTATCGTCTCGCACGTCACGCTGCTGGAATTCGACGTACAACTGCGTGCCGACGCCGTCCTGCAGCGCAAGCTGCACAGCCTGCCGAATGTCACCGTGATCACCAGTGCGCAAACCACTGAAGTGACCGGTAATGGCGAGAAGGTCAACGGTCTGCGTTACAAGGATCGCACCAGCGATGAGTTGCGTACGGTCGAGCTGGAAGGGATCTTCGTGCAGATCGGACTGCTGCCGAACACCGACTGGCTCAAAGGCACCATCGAGTTGTCGCCGCGCGGTGAGATCATCGTTGATAACCGTGGCGAGACTTCGATCCCGGGGATCTTCGCAGCGGGTGACGTGACCACTGTGCCGTACAAGCAGATCGTGATTGCAGTGGGCGAGGGTGCCAAGGCTTCGCTCAGTGCTTTCGATCACTTGATTCGCACTTCCGCTCCGGCTTAA
- the gloA gene encoding lactoylglutathione lyase: protein MSLNELNTFPGVTATPDSATRNFVFNHTMLRVKDITKSLDFYTRVLGFSLVEKRDFPEAEFSLYFLALVDKAQIPADAAARTEWMKSIPGILELTHNHGTENDADFAYHNGNTDPRGFGHICISVPDIVAACARFEELGCDFQKRLSDGRMKSLAFIKDPDGYWVEIIQPAPL from the coding sequence ATGAGCCTCAACGAACTGAACACTTTCCCCGGCGTCACTGCCACGCCAGACAGCGCAACCCGTAACTTCGTTTTCAACCACACCATGCTGCGCGTCAAAGACATCACCAAGTCGCTGGATTTCTACACCCGCGTGCTGGGTTTCTCGCTGGTCGAGAAGCGTGACTTCCCGGAAGCCGAGTTCAGCCTGTACTTTCTCGCGCTGGTCGACAAAGCACAGATTCCAGCCGACGCCGCAGCGCGCACCGAATGGATGAAGTCGATCCCGGGCATTCTGGAACTGACCCACAACCACGGCACCGAAAACGATGCTGATTTCGCCTATCACAACGGCAACACCGATCCACGTGGTTTCGGCCACATTTGCATCTCGGTGCCGGACATCGTCGCCGCGTGTGCACGTTTTGAAGAATTGGGTTGCGACTTCCAGAAGCGCCTGAGCGATGGCCGCATGAAAAGCCTGGCGTTCATCAAGGATCCGGACGGTTACTGGGTCGAAATCATCCAGCCAGCCCCGCTGTAA
- a CDS encoding DUF4946 domain-containing protein, whose amino-acid sequence MIRLFKSLFVFFGLSLTAVPVIAGEPSVTWPAGWQVESLPEASLQVSRQRAAKTDADGNQVMVMELTMTQVETGHQVNLQGVLLEMRKSIQKDFFQSGYQSVCNKVHPATLGDLPALESTCTITENGRHVLSQTLVAAVEADKAYVLSYAGQAEAYKASADEIVAVRNSLKL is encoded by the coding sequence ATGATCCGACTGTTCAAATCGCTGTTTGTTTTTTTTGGCTTGTCTTTGACTGCGGTTCCCGTAATCGCGGGTGAACCCAGCGTCACTTGGCCTGCCGGTTGGCAGGTGGAATCGCTTCCCGAAGCGTCGCTGCAGGTTTCCCGTCAGCGCGCAGCGAAGACTGACGCCGATGGCAATCAGGTGATGGTCATGGAATTGACCATGACGCAGGTTGAAACCGGGCATCAGGTCAACTTGCAGGGCGTTTTGCTGGAAATGCGCAAATCAATCCAGAAGGACTTTTTCCAGAGCGGTTACCAAAGCGTCTGCAACAAAGTTCACCCGGCGACGCTGGGTGATTTGCCAGCACTGGAATCCACTTGCACGATCACTGAAAACGGCCGGCATGTGTTATCGCAAACCTTGGTCGCAGCGGTCGAGGCAGATAAGGCTTATGTTCTTTCCTACGCTGGGCAGGCAGAGGCTTATAAGGCGAGTGCAGACGAGATAGTCGCAGTCAGAAACAGCCTGAAACTTTAG
- a CDS encoding histone-like nucleoid-structuring protein, MvaT/MvaU family, with product MSRLAEFRAAEKALQEQLKQLESLKNDAGLKKEIEFEEKLLGLMKNYGKGLKEIIAILDPNPSKSALQASAAPKTRRARVVKVYHNPHTGELIETKGGNHRGLKAWKEQYGAATVDSWLRD from the coding sequence TTGTCCAGACTCGCTGAATTTCGTGCAGCTGAAAAAGCCCTTCAGGAGCAGCTCAAGCAGCTGGAGTCGCTGAAGAACGATGCCGGCCTCAAGAAAGAAATTGAATTTGAAGAAAAGCTTCTGGGGCTGATGAAAAACTATGGCAAGGGCCTGAAGGAAATCATCGCCATTCTCGATCCGAACCCGTCAAAGTCGGCTCTGCAAGCGTCCGCCGCGCCGAAAACCCGCCGCGCTCGCGTGGTCAAGGTTTATCACAACCCGCACACCGGCGAGCTGATCGAGACCAAGGGCGGCAACCACCGAGGGCTGAAAGCCTGGAAAGAACAATACGGTGCTGCCACTGTCGATTCCTGGTTGCGCGATTAA
- a CDS encoding EAL domain-containing protein has product MPLTVRPRSKRSTRIAVTLLSGLLPVVLGSVILYVQAERTLEQSARHTAEEARRQFDLMLDNTEQAARDLLPLAGQTCEEVKLALREQVTRRPFVRSTNLVWDNNLYCSSLFGDFNEAVNTGDYHQGKLWLMNGNPVTPNTALLVYRLSDGRGGALTTLDGYHLTNILRLIGRQTLLVLQVGDNWLSVDGQVHDGALPVIPVALSQSVSQRHAFSVSAGFPQGEVWRYMAEEYPPLFSLLIFFGAVSAAIGHVLQKRSTSPSHEMQRALDAGEFIPYFQPVVHGDSRQWSGAEVLMRWNHPKEGLVRPDLFIPFAEHSGLIVPMTRALMQQTAALLGPQSAMLPQPFHISINITASHCRDLELVEDCREFLAAFAPDSIRLILELTERQLIEPTDITHQLFEQLHGLGVKIALDDFGTGHSSLGYLRKFNVDFLKIDQSFVAMIGIDALSRHILDTIIELSAKLDLGIVAEGVETQEQAEYLTAHHVNFLQGYLFGKPMPAGEFLRALSHD; this is encoded by the coding sequence ATGCCGTTGACCGTCAGACCTCGCAGCAAACGCAGCACCCGTATCGCCGTCACGCTGTTGAGCGGCTTGCTGCCAGTGGTGCTGGGCAGCGTGATTCTCTACGTGCAGGCCGAACGCACACTCGAGCAGAGCGCCCGACACACAGCCGAAGAGGCACGGCGTCAGTTCGACCTGATGCTCGACAACACCGAGCAAGCGGCGCGGGATTTGTTGCCGCTGGCCGGTCAGACCTGCGAAGAGGTCAAACTGGCCTTGCGCGAGCAGGTCACACGCCGCCCTTTCGTGCGCTCGACCAATCTGGTGTGGGACAACAACCTCTATTGCAGTTCGCTGTTCGGCGACTTTAACGAGGCAGTGAATACCGGAGATTATCATCAGGGCAAATTGTGGCTCATGAACGGCAACCCGGTGACGCCCAACACGGCATTGCTGGTGTATCGTCTCAGCGATGGTCGCGGCGGTGCTCTGACGACGTTGGACGGTTACCATCTGACCAACATCTTGCGCTTGATCGGCCGGCAGACCTTGCTGGTGCTGCAAGTCGGCGACAATTGGCTCTCGGTCGATGGCCAAGTGCACGATGGCGCTCTGCCCGTGATCCCCGTTGCACTCAGCCAGTCAGTGTCCCAGCGTCACGCGTTCAGCGTGTCGGCGGGCTTCCCGCAAGGCGAAGTCTGGCGCTACATGGCGGAGGAATACCCACCGCTGTTCAGCCTGCTGATATTTTTTGGCGCGGTCTCGGCTGCCATTGGCCATGTGTTGCAAAAACGCTCGACCTCGCCGAGCCATGAAATGCAGCGTGCGCTGGATGCCGGCGAGTTCATTCCGTATTTTCAGCCAGTGGTGCATGGTGACAGCAGACAATGGTCGGGCGCCGAGGTGTTGATGCGCTGGAACCATCCCAAGGAAGGACTGGTGCGCCCCGATCTGTTCATCCCGTTTGCCGAACATTCGGGTCTGATCGTGCCTATGACCCGCGCGCTGATGCAGCAGACCGCCGCCCTGCTCGGCCCGCAATCGGCGATGCTGCCGCAGCCTTTTCATATCAGCATCAACATCACGGCAAGCCATTGTCGGGATCTGGAGCTGGTGGAAGACTGCCGCGAATTCCTCGCAGCTTTCGCGCCGGACAGCATCAGGCTGATTTTGGAGCTGACCGAACGGCAATTGATTGAGCCAACTGACATCACCCACCAGCTGTTCGAGCAGTTGCATGGCCTGGGCGTGAAGATTGCCCTCGACGACTTCGGCACCGGTCATTCAAGCCTGGGCTACCTGCGCAAATTCAATGTCGACTTTCTCAAGATCGATCAGAGCTTCGTTGCGATGATCGGCATCGACGCGCTTTCTCGACATATTCTCGACACGATCATCGAACTTTCGGCGAAGCTTGATCTAGGTATTGTTGCCGAAGGTGTCGAAACTCAAGAGCAGGCGGAATATCTGACCGCTCATCACGTCAACTTTCTGCAGGGCTATCTGTTCGGAAAACCCATGCCGGCAGGGGAATTTCTTCGCGCATTAAGTCACGATTAA